The genome window TTCAAGCATTATGGCATACGGGATAAACTTGTAGTTTGCAACCACGTTTTCATATTCTAACGAGTCTCCAAAGCTCATCATAGTTATCCTATACAGAATGTGGACTGCCACTAGAACCACTGCGCCAAGCGCGGTTCCATAATGAATCTTCATGATTATGCTTTCGCGCATTTTTATTCACCAAACAATACGCTCAGGCCATACATCATTGCGAGAGCGGCTATTCCTATCGAGGCATAAATGCAAAGTTTGTTTTTCATGTTCATTGAATGTGGCAAGTATGGATAATCAGGTCTTGTCGGCTTTCCAATTCCTATTCCTCCATGGGCAAACATAAGTCGGATTCCATTTGCAGTGTGAAACACGCACATTCCGATAACCAAAGTCAAGAAAATGTGGCCTTGTGTTGTCTGCGTGAGCTCTAGCATCGAGTCCCACGCGGCTTTTCCGCTAAGTATGGAACTTGTCTCATAGATATGTCCGATAAAATATGCAAGCAGTCCAAGTCCGGTTATTCTCATCAGCCAATATGAGACACGTTCTATTCCGTATCTTCCAGGATTTGCCATCCCCTTGATTCCTTCTTTGTTTTCGTTTCTTTTCATCAGTATTTTCTCTCCACTGGCTGGTATCTTGTTATGGTGACTGGATGCTTTTTCATTATCGGCTCCTTTGGATCATAGTAAGCAAGTGTATGATGTAAAAAGTTTGCATCGTCTCGTTGTGGATAGTCAAGTCTTGAATGAGACCCGCGTGACTCGCGTCTGTTGATTGCTCCAACCAATACGACTTCTGCAACTCGAAACATTGAATCAAGCTCCATAACATTTGTAAAGTTTGTGTTGTATTCTTTTGCTGTATCATCCACATGCTTCCAAGTTCTGGCTTTGATCTCGCGCAGTTTCTTTAGTCCCTCAACCAGATCGGATTCTGTCCTAAATACATACGCCTTGTCAGTCATGATATCTGTTAATTCCTGCCTTATCTCGTATGGGTTGTATTCCCCCCTTCCTCTGAAAATCCCATCATAGATTCTTTTTTCTTCCAGGGCAACCAAATGATGTGGGAATTGTGATGACGGTTTGCTGTTCATTGCGTGCTTTGCGGCAAGCGCTCCTGTGATTTTTCCCCAGACGATGCATTCAGACGTAGAATTTGCTCCAAGCCTGTTTGCTCCGTGTACGCTGTTGCATGCTGCCTCGCCTGCAGCCCAGACTCCTGACAACTCGGTTGCGCCGTCAATGTTGGTGTGTATTCCACCCATCATGTAATGACATACAGGCCTTATGTCTAGCATTTCTTGTGCAGGGTCAATGCCTGAAAACTTGATTGATATTTCGCGTATTGCTCCAAGCTTTTCTTTGATAACGGCATCACCTATGTGTCGCAAGTCAAGCTTCATGCAGTCCACCCCCGTTTCATGCTTGAATCCTCGCCCCTCCTTGATTTCAGTCATTATTGACCTTGAGACGATGTCTCTAGGGGCAAGCTCCATTTTGCTTGCAGCATATCTGCTCATGAATCGCTCGCCTTCTTTATTGATAAGATATCCCCCCTCTCCTCTTGCGCCTTCTGTAATCAAGATACCAGACGGTAAGATTCCGGTTGGATGGAACTGGACAAACTCCATGTCCTTTAGTGCCAGTCCTGCACGATACGCCATGTCAATACCGTCAGGGGTAGATGACAGGGCATAAGTTGAAAAACTGTAAATTCTTCCTGCGCCGCCGGTTGCAATTATCAACGACTTTGCCTTGATTGCATAAAACGTTCCGCTTGAGATTTGTATTGCAGTTATTCCCATGAACTTCTGCCCATCGTGGATTATGCTTGTGACAAACCACTCGTTTAGAAATTCAATGTTGTCAAATTTTTGGCACGTATCATACAAGGTCTGCATTTCAAAGAATCCGACTTTGTCAGATGCATATGTGGCCCGCGGAAAACTGTAACCTCCAAAATTTCGCTGTCCTATTCTTCCGTCCTTTCTTCGTGACCAAGGCATTCCCCAGTGGTCCAGTTGGTAGACTTCGCCTGGCATTTCCTTGCACAGTAATTCTGCAACATCCTGGTCTGCCAAAAAGTCACTTCCCTTTACGGTGTCATAGATGTGCGACTCTATGGTATCCCCTTCATCCTCAAAGAGAACTGCCGCAGTACCCCCCTCGGCAGAAACAGAGTGAGAACGCATGACCTGGACTTTGGAGATCACGCCAATCTTAATTGACGGACTTGTTTTTGCTGCCTCGATTGCTGCGCGCAGACCTGCAAGACCAGATCCTACTATTATCAAATCATATTCAATAGAATCTACCATCTTCTATCACCAACTGCTGAAAATCCGATAAATATGTGTTGTAAATTTGATTTGTGAGGAATTTTCAGTAATGATTATATTTATCGCTAGTGATATTACTAGTGATGGTAGGAGAGTGGCTTCAAAGAGTTGGAAGTTCTATACCAAGGGGATTTTCAAGATATTTCATTTTAGAGTTGTTGACAACAAAACCATACACCGGAAAAGAGATCATCGATGCTGCAACTCAGCAAAGCGACGGCAAGTGGAAGCCGTCTCCAGGTCTCATATATCCACTGCTTGGAAGGCTCCTAGATGAGGGCCTGATCGAGGAATCAAAAGACGGCAAATACCAAATAACAAAAAAGGGAAAAGACACTTCAGATGATTTGCAGACAGTCAACAAAATAATTAAAAATCAGCTGGACGTGCTGCTGAGAATTGGAAACGTAGGACGGTTTGCGACAATGGACGTGCTTGAGAGAATGAACATGCTGGGCTCAAGCCTTAGTTCAAATGTTATTAAAATGACAAAGGAGGAAACTCAGAAGTACAGGAAATTCTTAGAATCGGAGCTCAAAAAGCTGGACGCAAACGAAGGCAAGCAGGGCAAAGAAATCAAAATAGACTAGGAATCAGTTTTAAAAATAAAAGAAGTGGTGTAAAGCGTTTTTAGTTATCTGCAACCATGTCCCAGTTTCTCAATATTTCTGCAGTGAATGGATATACGCAAGCTGGCGCGCCGGTTACGGAGCGTATGACTAGCTCGAATCCTTCTCTACATTCAACCTGTTCTGGTTCAACTCCTGCCTTTACTTGTTTTAGTGGGGCAGGAACAATATTTGCTGGTCGTATAGGGGCTTTCTCAACTATTGGATCCCCATCTGCTCGTACTGCATTGAGAAATACATTGGTTCTTGAACTAAGATTAGCGTCCCATGATTCAACAATAACGGCAGATGTTTCAAATGGCCTCATGACCTTAAATGAAAACTCTACTAGTGTGGAGAATTCATTTAGTTCAGTTGCCTTTGCTGTAGCTCCTCCTAGATAACCATCGTGATCAGTAACGACTGTTGTTTTGGTTCCTAGGAAGTTTTGGTCAAAGGAAACAGTTGCAAGGTCTGAGCGATGTTTATCGTCTGCATAGTCAGATATGGAAAGTGCCGTGTGTCTTAATGCACTGACACCGCTGTTTTCATAGACCACCAGTCTTATTTTTACTGTGTCACCGGTGTTAAATGTCGTTGTTGGGATTGATTGGATTTGTCCTTCTACGTTTATTGATCTACTATTGATAGTAAGTCCGTTTTCTACCACTCGTAGTCCATCATCTAAAACCCCTAATGTCGGAGCTTCGCAGTCTCTACCGCATCCTGCATTTTCAGCAAATGCGTTGACTGTTAATAATGAGACTGAAGATAGTACGCCTACTGCAATTAGTACTTGAAGTAATACCTTTGTCATTAAATTTCAATCAAGTCCGGACATAATTAAATCCTATGTAGAGTTACGATCAATACTTGGTTCAATTGCCAAGATATGGAGTATACGTAAAGTTAATCATAAATAATTAAAGTCACCATAATTTTTGATGAAAAACCTGAGGAAAATGATCAATGACTCTTCAAAGCCTCTGGTTATTCCCGGCGTGTACGATGCAATAGGTGCAAAGATAGCACAAAAGGCAGGATTTGAGGCAATGTTCCAGACAGGTTATGGGACATCTGCTACTTTGTTTGGCATGCCAGATTATGGTTTTATTGGATCAACTGAAACAATTGAAAATGCGCGCAGAATCTGCAGGGCAGTTTCGGTTCCAGTAATTGTGGATTCAGATACAGGCTACGGAAACGCGCTAAGTGTCTGGAAGCTCGTAAACGAATTAGAGTCCGCAGGGGCGGCAGGAATCTTCTTAGAGGATCAAAGATGGCCAAAGAGATGCGGTCACATGAGCGGAAAAGAGGTAATCGAAAAAGAAGAGTACGCTGAAAAACTGCAGGCAGCACTGGACGCTAGAAAAAGCAAAGACTTCATCATTGTTGCACGCACAGATGCCAGGGCGACAAGAGGCTTAGATGACGCAATTGAGCGCGGCAAGTATTATAGAAAAATAGGAGCAGACGTGATTTTTGTCGAAGCGCCAAAGTCAATTGATGAGATGAAAAAGATAGGAAAATCAATCAATGCGCCGCTTGTGGCAAACATGATTGAGGGCGGTGCGACTCCAGTCATCCCATCTGCCACTTTGCACAAGATGGGCTTTAGGATAATTTTGTATCCGCTTTCAGTTCTTTTCGCCAATGCGTTTGCATCAATTCAGATCCTAAAGGAGCTAAAGAAGTCAGGTACCACGGCAAAACTGAAGAAAAACGTGGTTAGTTTTGACGAGTTCAACGACTTGGTGGATTTATCAAAATTTAGGAATCTGGAAAATCGCTACAAAAGAAAATCATAAAATAAAAAAGTTCAAGTAAAGAGCTATTAAGAAGAGTTTCTCTTTACTTCAATCTCTATTGTGGATACGTTTCTTGTTTTGCCATCTTGTGATTCTAGCTGCTCAGAACCTATCTTTATTTCACCGATTGAATATCCAGCATTTTCTGTCTTGCGTGAGATGATTTGTGAAACATCTACTGCACGACCGATGCTGAGTCCTCTGGCTTTGATGCGCACTGATGGTAAGTTTGCCAATTGGATGAGCGTAGAAGTAACATACGCCATCAGAGGTTTCTTACCAATGAAGATTACGTCTCTGTTTTCGGTTGACATGTAATGATGGCTATATATGGATAATTTAAAGCTAAAAATGGAAAACGGCAAATTACAAAATTTCTTATTAACTAGACGTGATTCAAAATCAAAATGATAACCCCTGAGCAGATTGAGAGTGTTATGCATTCTGATTCTAAAGAGGAAAAAATCAAAATCCTAGAACTGACTTGCAAATGCAAAGATTCCGCCGTATTAAACACGGTTATTTCAGCATTGGACGATAATGACATCCAGATTAGGGGGGAGGCGTTTAGCGCGCTAATGCTGAACGAAAACGACATATCAGATGTTTTGATTCAAAAACTAAACAGTCAGAGCAAAAATGTGAGGGGTTATTCCTTACTGGTCCTTGCAAATAGAAACGACCGGAAGGCAATTCCAAAAATAATTGATCTCACGTCAGATGAAAGTGCGATGGTCAGGTCTTGCGCAGTTGGAGCATTAGGACACCTTAAGGCGTCAGAAGCAATTCTTGCAATCCAAAAATGCATAGAAGACCCTAATTCGGAGGTGAGAAAGAGTGCAATAAAGGCAGCAATAGATATTGGTGACCAGACTGTTTTTTCCAAACTAGATGAGAGTTCCAAAGAAGATCCGGAAATTAGAAATTTGCTTGATTATGCCAAGAGTAAGTTATAGATGGACCGGGAGGGATTTGAACCCTCGATCTCACCCATGCCAAGGGCGTATCCTACCAGTCTAGACGACCGGCCCATGTTGTCAGAAAAATTCTGAACACATTAGACTTTATGAATTGAGTATTAACGTTTAACTAAAGTGAAATTTTTTGATAATCATCTAACATAAAATATTTAACCGTGGCACCTAAGATCGTAACGTGGTAATAGAAAACAAAGCGACACTTACCTATGTTCAATTACTAAAAGAGGATTTGGCAGTTTTCAGGATGGTTCCAAATGACGGAGTGATACCAGAATACAAAGCTGGACAATTCATAACTATAGGCATGCATGTCCCAAGCGAGGGCAAAGTAATCAGAAGGGCGTATTCGATTGCATCGCATCCAGAGAACAAAAAATATGTCGAGCTTGTCATACGTTGGGTCAGAAAGCCACTCCCAGGCCGTTTGACTACACAGCTTTTCAATGCAAAGGAAGGAGACGAAATAACTTGGATAAAACCAACAGGTGCTGCACTTTTAATTAACGACAAATTACCAAACGGAGAAAAAGACGAGAGACGAATCGTTTGTCTTGGCGGAGGTACAGGCATTGCGCCCTTTGTAAGTTTTGCACAACACCTGCACGATATTGGGGATAAGAGGGAGCTGATAGTACTTCACGGAGCAAGCTATGTTGATGAGTTAAGCTACAAGCAATTATTCACAGACTTGGAAATCGAGAGTTTGGATAGAGGGCGAGACCAGTGGAACTTTAGATATCGTGCCGCAATTAGCCGCCCACAAGAATGGTTCAACAGGTCGTGGAGCGGTCAAGTTGGAAGAGTCGAGACATTTCTCAGAACAAAGGATGGAGAACCATCTCCTTTGGAGCAATTAATCGGCGAAAAGATCACGCCTCAAAACACAACGTTCTACATTTGTGGTTGGCAGGGAACAATAGACGGATGTATGGACTATCTTAGCGCGAAAGGATTTGCGACTGAGAGAAACAAACGCCCAGACGGCAGTTTTGAGGTCAAGTACGAGTCATACGGATAAGATACCAAAAATAATATTGAATGACGCAGCCCCAGTTTTCGGGGACGTAGGTTAGCTTGGTATACTGCCAGCCTCGGGCGCTGGAGATCATGGGTTCAAGTCCCATCGTCCCCATATTTTCAAGCATTGAAATATGACAGAAATTTAAGAAAGATGTTTGACTGTTGCAATTTACCTTGCACATCTGAATCCCGTCACAAATGCGCATGTAGAGATTATTGATGAGCTCAAAAAGGAATCCAAGGTGATAGTCATGCCGGTAATTTTCCTAAAGAACGGTACCGAGGTAAACAGTCGTAGTTTTCCTTTTAGTTTTGAAATTAGAAAAAAGATGCTAGAATCAGTATTTGGGGACTCCATTGAGACATCGTCAAACTATACGTTCCATGCCCCATTTCTGAAGTATTTTCCGCCATTATTGTCACCATACTCATGGAAGTTAAGAAGCCAAATCCTGCATGGAGTGAAAAACGACTACTTTACGTACACTGGAGACAAAATAGAGGGCATTATGCTCAAGATGTATAGGCTAAACCCAAAGGTCGGCACCAGAAAGGAAGTTTCGGCATCGTCAGTCAAAAGCAAGATGTATGATGCAGCCAGAGGAAAAGATACGGACTGGAAAAACGATGTTCCCCAACAAGTAATAAAAATCATCGAAGACAATTGGGAAATTGTTAAAAAGTTCGCCACCATGGAAGACAAGACTACGAGAATTGCAGGAATGAAATTCCCAAAAGACGGCCTCAAGACAAGATAGATTAATAACGCATTTACAGACTGCTTATGAAACCTGGCATTTCAAAATTTGTTTGGTTTGACGGAAAATACACGACACTTGAAAAAGCCAAAGTACCAATTACAACACATGCCATACATTACGGAACATCCATTTTTGAGGGAATACGAGCATACTGGAATTCAGAAAACCTCAACATATTCAGGCTTGAGGATCACATCAAGAGATTTCGAAATTCTGGAAGATTTTATTCAATATCATTAGGATATACAGACGAGGAACTAATTGACGCAGTAATTAATTTGTGCAAAAAAAACAATATTAAAAAATCATGCTACATTCGCCCATTTTATTTTGTTGGAGAATATGGAATTAATCTGCATGTAAACGAAAACGCCCCAGTCCACGCAGCAATGTTCATGTTTCCATTTGGGGATTTGTTTAACAAAAATGGAATTAGTGCAGGAATTTCTTCGTGGAGAAAATTCAGTGATGCTTCTACCCCACCACTTGCAAAGATGGGCGGAAACTATCTCAATTCCATACTTGCCACGCAGGAATGCAAGAGAAATGGCTACGACGAGGCAATCATGCTTGATTTGAAAGGAAATGTAAGTGAGGCACCGGGGGAAAATATTTTCACGGTAAAAGACGGCAAACTGATGACTCCGCCCCTAAGCTCATCAGCGCTGGAGGGACTAACACGGGATTCTGTGATAAAATTGGCAGAAGACTTTGGATACCAAGTCAAAGAAAGCGAGATCACGCGAGGACAGATGTACCTTGCAGACGAAGTGTTTCTCACAGGCACTGCTGCAGAAATCACGCCAATCACGCACATCGACAACAAAAAAATAGGAACCGGTAAGACAGGTAAAATCACTCAACAGCTCATGTCTGCATATCTTGACGTGGTAATGAATAAGAACGAGAAATATTCCAGTTGGGTAACCTCGGTGTATTAGTTTGAAAATAGCGCAAATAGGAGTTGGCGGATGGGGGAAAAACCATGCCAGAGTCCTTTCCCAGTTTGGAGTTTTAACGGCAGTTTGTGATGCGGACCAAAAAAGGGCAAAAGAGACAGGCGAGAAATACGGCGTCAGTTATTACACCTCAATTGACTCCATGCTAAAAGAAGCACAGTTCGATGGGGTGTTCATTTGCACCCCAACATCGACACATTTTGACATCGCATCAAAGATAATCCAGCAAAAAAAGAGTGTCTTTATTGAAAAACCAATGACGTATGAATCAAAGCAAGGTGTCACTCTTTTAGAGATGGCTAAAAAAAACGGAGTTCTTTTGACTTGTGGATACATAGAGAGATTCAATCCAGCTGTGGAATCTGTCAAAGAGTTGGTCAAATCGAAAAAATATGGCGACTTGATCATGCTTGAATTTCATCGTGAAAACAGAATGCCCCTTCACATTAAAGACGTCGGCATAATCTATGATACTGCAGTCCATGACATAGATACTGCAATGTGGCTTTTTGACGACACCCCAGAGGTGGTATTTGCAAGGTCAGGCAAAATAAGACATGATCATGAAGACTTTGCTACAATAATGCTTGGTTTTAAGGACAACAAGGTTGCCATCATATCATCTAATTGGATTACGCCTGCAAGGGTAAGGCACTTTAATGCAGTATGCACGGACGGCATCATCTCGGCTGATTTCATCTCGCAGGAAGTTAGAATTGAAAAAGACAGTGGTTCAGAAATACCAAGAAAAGAAAAAGCAGAGCCCCTGACGGTTGAAATTAGAAACTTTCTTGATTCGGTAGAGGGAAAAGAAAGTCTCAGAGTAAGACCAGAGGATGCGCTAAACGTAACAAGAATCGCAGAAGCGGCACTTTTATCAAGCCAGAAGGGCGTGCCAATATACCTGGAGCTAAAATGAACAAGAAAATGATGGACATGCTTGTATGTCCAATTGACAAGCAGTTTCCACTGGAGATCTTTGAGACAGAGTCAAAAGACGAAATTGTAGTTGAGGGAGCCATATATTGTAACAAATGCTCTAGATTTTATCCAATAATTGAGGAAATACCAATAATGCTGCCCGACGAACTACGCGACAAAAAGCAAGACATGGAATTTCTTGATAAGAATCAAAAAAAACTGCCTGAGAAAATAATTAAACATGCAAAACCATGGCATGTGTAACCATGGTTACTAATCACATTTCAGAAAAGGCAAAAATTGGGA of Candidatus Nitrosotenuis sp. DW1 contains these proteins:
- a CDS encoding succinate dehydrogenase; translation: MKRNENKEGIKGMANPGRYGIERVSYWLMRITGLGLLAYFIGHIYETSSILSGKAAWDSMLELTQTTQGHIFLTLVIGMCVFHTANGIRLMFAHGGIGIGKPTRPDYPYLPHSMNMKNKLCIYASIGIAALAMMYGLSVLFGE
- a CDS encoding succinate dehydrogenase/fumarate reductase flavoprotein subunit, encoding MVDSIEYDLIIVGSGLAGLRAAIEAAKTSPSIKIGVISKVQVMRSHSVSAEGGTAAVLFEDEGDTIESHIYDTVKGSDFLADQDVAELLCKEMPGEVYQLDHWGMPWSRRKDGRIGQRNFGGYSFPRATYASDKVGFFEMQTLYDTCQKFDNIEFLNEWFVTSIIHDGQKFMGITAIQISSGTFYAIKAKSLIIATGGAGRIYSFSTYALSSTPDGIDMAYRAGLALKDMEFVQFHPTGILPSGILITEGARGEGGYLINKEGERFMSRYAASKMELAPRDIVSRSIMTEIKEGRGFKHETGVDCMKLDLRHIGDAVIKEKLGAIREISIKFSGIDPAQEMLDIRPVCHYMMGGIHTNIDGATELSGVWAAGEAACNSVHGANRLGANSTSECIVWGKITGALAAKHAMNSKPSSQFPHHLVALEEKRIYDGIFRGRGEYNPYEIRQELTDIMTDKAYVFRTESDLVEGLKKLREIKARTWKHVDDTAKEYNTNFTNVMELDSMFRVAEVVLVGAINRRESRGSHSRLDYPQRDDANFLHHTLAYYDPKEPIMKKHPVTITRYQPVERKY
- a CDS encoding PadR family transcriptional regulator produces the protein MVGEWLQRVGSSIPRGFSRYFILELLTTKPYTGKEIIDAATQQSDGKWKPSPGLIYPLLGRLLDEGLIEESKDGKYQITKKGKDTSDDLQTVNKIIKNQLDVLLRIGNVGRFATMDVLERMNMLGSSLSSNVIKMTKEETQKYRKFLESELKKLDANEGKQGKEIKID
- a CDS encoding isocitrate lyase/PEP mutase family protein, with protein sequence MKNLRKMINDSSKPLVIPGVYDAIGAKIAQKAGFEAMFQTGYGTSATLFGMPDYGFIGSTETIENARRICRAVSVPVIVDSDTGYGNALSVWKLVNELESAGAAGIFLEDQRWPKRCGHMSGKEVIEKEEYAEKLQAALDARKSKDFIIVARTDARATRGLDDAIERGKYYRKIGADVIFVEAPKSIDEMKKIGKSINAPLVANMIEGGATPVIPSATLHKMGFRIILYPLSVLFANAFASIQILKELKKSGTTAKLKKNVVSFDEFNDLVDLSKFRNLENRYKRKS
- a CDS encoding DNA-binding protein — protein: MSTENRDVIFIGKKPLMAYVTSTLIQLANLPSVRIKARGLSIGRAVDVSQIISRKTENAGYSIGEIKIGSEQLESQDGKTRNVSTIEIEVKRNSS
- a CDS encoding HEAT repeat domain-containing protein, producing MITPEQIESVMHSDSKEEKIKILELTCKCKDSAVLNTVISALDDNDIQIRGEAFSALMLNENDISDVLIQKLNSQSKNVRGYSLLVLANRNDRKAIPKIIDLTSDESAMVRSCAVGALGHLKASEAILAIQKCIEDPNSEVRKSAIKAAIDIGDQTVFSKLDESSKEDPEIRNLLDYAKSKL
- a CDS encoding FAD-binding oxidoreductase, with product MVIENKATLTYVQLLKEDLAVFRMVPNDGVIPEYKAGQFITIGMHVPSEGKVIRRAYSIASHPENKKYVELVIRWVRKPLPGRLTTQLFNAKEGDEITWIKPTGAALLINDKLPNGEKDERRIVCLGGGTGIAPFVSFAQHLHDIGDKRELIVLHGASYVDELSYKQLFTDLEIESLDRGRDQWNFRYRAAISRPQEWFNRSWSGQVGRVETFLRTKDGEPSPLEQLIGEKITPQNTTFYICGWQGTIDGCMDYLSAKGFATERNKRPDGSFEVKYESYG
- a CDS encoding branched-chain amino acid transaminase: MKPGISKFVWFDGKYTTLEKAKVPITTHAIHYGTSIFEGIRAYWNSENLNIFRLEDHIKRFRNSGRFYSISLGYTDEELIDAVINLCKKNNIKKSCYIRPFYFVGEYGINLHVNENAPVHAAMFMFPFGDLFNKNGISAGISSWRKFSDASTPPLAKMGGNYLNSILATQECKRNGYDEAIMLDLKGNVSEAPGENIFTVKDGKLMTPPLSSSALEGLTRDSVIKLAEDFGYQVKESEITRGQMYLADEVFLTGTAAEITPITHIDNKKIGTGKTGKITQQLMSAYLDVVMNKNEKYSSWVTSVY
- a CDS encoding Gfo/Idh/MocA family protein, which gives rise to MKIAQIGVGGWGKNHARVLSQFGVLTAVCDADQKRAKETGEKYGVSYYTSIDSMLKEAQFDGVFICTPTSTHFDIASKIIQQKKSVFIEKPMTYESKQGVTLLEMAKKNGVLLTCGYIERFNPAVESVKELVKSKKYGDLIMLEFHRENRMPLHIKDVGIIYDTAVHDIDTAMWLFDDTPEVVFARSGKIRHDHEDFATIMLGFKDNKVAIISSNWITPARVRHFNAVCTDGIISADFISQEVRIEKDSGSEIPRKEKAEPLTVEIRNFLDSVEGKESLRVRPEDALNVTRIAEAALLSSQKGVPIYLELK
- a CDS encoding Trm112 family protein; translation: MNKKMMDMLVCPIDKQFPLEIFETESKDEIVVEGAIYCNKCSRFYPIIEEIPIMLPDELRDKKQDMEFLDKNQKKLPEKIIKHAKPWHV